A region of the Agrobacterium sp. RAC06 genome:
GGCGCAAAACAAGGATTCTGCTCGGTTTTCCACAAGGCGCGATCGGCCGCATGACAAAAAAACAAAAAATCTGCACAAACACTCTTGCAGATTTTCCGCGATCCGCATAGATCACGGCCACCGACGCGGCGGACATGATCCGCAAGGCGCACGGGCGATTAGCTCAGTTGGTAGAGCGCTTCGTTTACACCGAAGATGTCGGGAGTTCGAGTCTCTCATCGCCCACCATTTTTTCTCTTCCTTCGTTCAGTTTTTCTTGCGCAGCTTGATGCGCATCGCCTTTCCGTCTGTCTGATCGACGTCGAAGGCACCCGTCTTCCGGATCAGATCGCTCAATTTTGAACATCCATAAGTTCGCGAATCGAAATCCGACTTGAGGTTGGAGAGCTGCGTCCCCAACGCAGAAAGCGCGACCCAGCCTTCCTCGCTGTCGATGTCGGACAAGACGCGTTTGATGATCGGGACGGCAGCGCTCGGCGTTTTGAGCGGCGAGAGTGCCTTCGTGTCATCGTCCGGCGATGCCTGGACACTGATGTTTTCCGTGTAGATGAAGCGTCGGCAAGCCTGACGGAAACTCTCGGGCGTTTTCTGCTCCCCAAAGCCGAAAACATCGACACCCTGCTCACGAATGCGGGAGGCGAGTCGGGTGAAATCACTATCCGACGACACGAGGCAGAAGCCATCAAATCGCCCGCTCAGCAGGAGATCCATGGCATCAATGACGAGCGCAATGTCAGAGGCATTCTTGCCGGTCGTGTAGGCAAACTGTTGCTGAGGTATGATCGCGTGCCGCGTCAGCGTTTCGATCCACCCTTTTGATCTGGGACTGGCGAAATCGCCATAGATCCGTCTGACACTAGCCTCTCCAAGGCGAGCAATTTCCTCGAATAGCCCATCGGCGATCTTGCTTGAGGTATTGTCCGCATCAATCAAAACGGCGAGACGCTTCAAACGATCGTTCGGTGCCATTCCAACTCTCCCCGTTGCAACCAGAGCCAAAGCTGCCCTCAGACTTCAGCCTCGAAGACTCGCTTCGCATTGGCAAGTGCGACAACACCGATTAGCAATAGGCCCGCCGGATTGCTCCAGCGGGCCTCATTCATATCAATGTCTCTGCTTCTTACTTCCCGCCGATCGGGCGGGTCGCCGCCGCCTTCTCCACCATGGCCGTCACCTCGGCACGGCGCGCGCCTTCGAGCGGCATGCGGGGCATGCGGACACGCTCGGAGCCGCGGCCCATGATCTGCTCGGCGAGCTTGATTGACTGCACGAGGTCGTGTTCGGCGTCGAGATGCAAGAGCGGCATGAACCAGCGATAGATGCGGCGGGCTTCCATCCAGTCGCCACGGTCGGCGGCGGCAACCAGGGCCACCGATTCGGCCGGGAAGGCACTGGTGAGGCCGGAGACCCAGCCCTTGGCGCCGAGCATCATGCCTTCGAGCGCCACGTCGTCGAGGCCGGCGAAGATGTCGTAGCGGTCACCGAAGGCGTTGATCAGGTCGGTGAAGCGGCGCGGATCGGGCGCGCTTTCCTTGACGGCCTTGATGTTCTTCACGCCGTCGAGCGCTTCCAGGACTTCCGCGCCGATGTTGACGCGGTAGGCGGGCGGGTTGTTGTAGAGCATGATCGGCAGGCCGGTTGCTTCGGCGACGGTCTTGAAATGGGCAACCAGCTCATGCGGCTTCGGCACATAGACCATGGCCGGCAGCAGCATCAGGCCATCGGCGCCGATCTTTTCCGCATCGCGGGCATAGGCTGAGGCGCGGCGGGTGTCGAATTCCGAGACGCCGGTGACGATCGGCACGCGGCCATTCACCACCTCGACGGCGGCCTTCAGGATGGTGCGCTTCTCTTCCGGATCGAGCGAGTTGTTCTCGCCGCAGGTGCCCATGACGATCAGGCCGTTTACGCCGTCGTTGACGAGGGCGTCGAGCACGCGCTGGGTGGCGTCGATGTCGACCGAGAGATCTTCATGGAATTGAGTCGTTGCGGCGGGGAAAACGCCGTGCCAGCCGGTGGTCATGGGATGCTCCTGTTGAAGTGGTGAAATCACAGTATACAGTTTGTCGACAAAATCAAGACGCATGTTTCAGCGACCGCTGAAACGGGGTCGCAGGGGTCAGATGTCGGGAAGTTCGGCTGCAGCAGTGATGTTGCGGGCGACGTAATCCTGGATCTGGCGGACGATCTGGTCAGCATGGGCGACCGACAGCCGATCGGCCTCCTCGACATCGCCTGAACGGATCGCCTCGATGATCTTCTCGTGTTCCTCGACATAGCGGCGCGGCAGACGGTCATCGAAGGTCTGATAATAAAGCCGGAGAATGCGCCGCCCCTCGTCCAGGAGCCGGGCAAAGAAGGTGGTGTAATAGGGATTGCCGGCGCGCTCGGCGATCGCGACGTGGAATTCCCGGTTGGCCTCGATCATGGCGAAGGCGTCCTGGGCCTCGACGGCGCGGGAAAAGGCTTGCTGCTGCCTTATGATCTCGGCCATCCAGGCATCGCCGGAACGCTTTGCGGCGCCACGGGTCGTCACGCGATACATCAGGCAGAGCGCCTCGAAATAGGTGGGCAAGCTGGAGAAGTCGATGACCGCGACAATCGTGTTGCGATTCGGCAGACTGGTGACCAGGCCGTCCGAGGTAAGCCGCAGAAGGGCCTCGCGAATCGGGGTGCGCGACATGCCGAAATGTTCGGAGAGGCGCGTCTCATCGAGCGGACTGCCGGGCGGGCGCTCCATGGTCAGGATTTCGTGGCGCAGCGCCTTGTAGACCGATTCGGTGCCGGAGCCCCGGGTGCGTGCCCCCTCACCCTTGCCATTGTCGGCATCCGTGCCGCCCGTCTCGTTCATGCCCATCCATCGACCTGTTTGCTGCCTCGGTTTGAAGCCAGCACAGCGACGAACGGCGCTTAAAGTCAAGCGCCGAGGAGGACGGCGCGTCAGTCAGGCGATCAGGCGAGCTGGCCTGTCGGTGCATCGTCGCCCCAAAGCAGCGGGCTCCAGGCCAGTTCGGGCGGAACGGCATGGAAAAGGGTGCGCGCCGGATAGGCAGAGCGTGGACGCTTACCGAGCGGCACGAGCTGGAAGCCATGGCCGATCATCTCGTCTTCGTCGAAGACATTGCGCAGATCGACGACGACAGGCGATTTCATCAGATCTTTCAGACGCGGCAGATCCAGCGACTTGAACTGATCCCATTCGGTCACAAGAACGACGGCGTCCGCACCCTCTGCGACCTCGTAGGCGTTGCGTCGGTATTTGACCGCACCGAGGACCGCCCTCGCCGCCTCCATGCCTGCGGGATCGTAGACATGCACATCCGCGCCGCCATCGAGCAGGGTTCTGATGATGGCGATCGACGGCGCCTCGCGCATGTCGTCGGTATTGGGCTTGAAGGTCAGGCCGAGGACACCGATTCGCTTGCCGCGCACGCTGCCGTCACAGGCGGCAATCACCCGGCGGCCCATGGCCCGCTTGCGGTTTTCGTTGATCGCGACCGTTGTCTCGATCAGCTTCAAGGGCCGGTCGTAATCCTGGGCCGTCTTCACCAGCGCCAGCGTATCCTTCGGGAAGCAGGACCCGCCGAAGCCGGGACCCGCCTGGAGAAACTTGTCACCGATGCGGCGATCCATGCCCATCCCCTTGGCGACCTTCTGCACGTCGGCGCCGAGTTCTTCGCAGAGATCGGCCATTTCGTTGATGAAGGTGATCTTCATCGCGAGAAAGG
Encoded here:
- a CDS encoding NYN domain-containing protein — encoded protein: MAPNDRLKRLAVLIDADNTSSKIADGLFEEIARLGEASVRRIYGDFASPRSKGWIETLTRHAIIPQQQFAYTTGKNASDIALVIDAMDLLLSGRFDGFCLVSSDSDFTRLASRIREQGVDVFGFGEQKTPESFRQACRRFIYTENISVQASPDDDTKALSPLKTPSAAVPIIKRVLSDIDSEEGWVALSALGTQLSNLKSDFDSRTYGCSKLSDLIRKTGAFDVDQTDGKAMRIKLRKKN
- a CDS encoding dihydrodipicolinate synthase family protein encodes the protein MTTGWHGVFPAATTQFHEDLSVDIDATQRVLDALVNDGVNGLIVMGTCGENNSLDPEEKRTILKAAVEVVNGRVPIVTGVSEFDTRRASAYARDAEKIGADGLMLLPAMVYVPKPHELVAHFKTVAEATGLPIMLYNNPPAYRVNIGAEVLEALDGVKNIKAVKESAPDPRRFTDLINAFGDRYDIFAGLDDVALEGMMLGAKGWVSGLTSAFPAESVALVAAADRGDWMEARRIYRWFMPLLHLDAEHDLVQSIKLAEQIMGRGSERVRMPRMPLEGARRAEVTAMVEKAAATRPIGGK
- a CDS encoding GntR family transcriptional regulator — encoded protein: MGMNETGGTDADNGKGEGARTRGSGTESVYKALRHEILTMERPPGSPLDETRLSEHFGMSRTPIREALLRLTSDGLVTSLPNRNTIVAVIDFSSLPTYFEALCLMYRVTTRGAAKRSGDAWMAEIIRQQQAFSRAVEAQDAFAMIEANREFHVAIAERAGNPYYTTFFARLLDEGRRILRLYYQTFDDRLPRRYVEEHEKIIEAIRSGDVEEADRLSVAHADQIVRQIQDYVARNITAAAELPDI
- a CDS encoding UDP-glucose dehydrogenase family protein; protein product: MRIVMIGSGYVGLVSGACLAALGHDVVCVDKSRDKIEALQAGKVPIYEPGLEIIIADNCAAGRLSFSGDLVGPVAAADAVFIAVGTPSRLVDGHADLSHVYAAAREIAAAATGFTVVVTKSTVPVGTGDEIERIFREEFPQKVIAVVSNPEFLREGAAISDFRRPDRIVVGSDDERSTEVMRDIYEALDLKEMPLYFCERRTAELIKYASNAFLAMKITFINEMADLCEELGADVQKVAKGMGMDRRIGDKFLQAGPGFGGSCFPKDTLALVKTAQDYDRPLKLIETTVAINENRKRAMGRRVIAACDGSVRGKRIGVLGLTFKPNTDDMREAPSIAIIRTLLDGGADVHVYDPAGMEAARAVLGAVKYRRNAYEVAEGADAVVLVTEWDQFKSLDLPRLKDLMKSPVVVDLRNVFDEDEMIGHGFQLVPLGKRPRSAYPARTLFHAVPPELAWSPLLWGDDAPTGQLA